The Helianthus annuus cultivar XRQ/B chromosome 16, HanXRQr2.0-SUNRISE, whole genome shotgun sequence genome includes a window with the following:
- the LOC110937650 gene encoding uncharacterized protein LOC110937650 produces MIYQKEKLDLVLVPSGLIVMFGYHLWLLYRCLNCPHTTIIGFENHDKKAWVDKVMQMDKNALSIPLSVLSSNISAAMVLSSICLTLCAIIGTWAANRSSVFESTLIYGDTSSSTISMKYMCLLLCFLLAFACFVESTRSLIHATYLISIPSSNVPTKSVELAVIRGGGFWSLGLRALYLALLLLTWFFGPIPMFATSLMMVCVLHFLDTNNMPLHLHRASEKSTGLRPVGRLVAQALPE; encoded by the exons ATGATTTATCAAAAAGAGAAACTTGATTTGGTGTTGGTACCAAGTGGGCTTATAGTCATGTTTGGATACCACCTATGGCTTCTCTATAGATGTCTAAATTGCCCTCATACCACCATTATTGGCTTTGAAAACCATGACAAGAAAGCTTGGGTTGACAAGGTTATGCAG ATGGACAAAAACGCCCTTTCGATACCTCTAAGCGTGCTTTCCTCCAACATATCAGCAGCAATGGTCTTATCATCAATATGTCTAACTCTTTGTGCAATCATCGGCACGTGGGCAGCAAACCGCTCCTCGGTATTTGAAAGCACGTTGATCTATGGAGACACAAGTTCGTCGACTATCTCAATGAAATACATGTGCCTACTACTTTGTTTTCTCTTGGCCTTTGCTTGTTTTGTTGAATCCACAAGATCATTGATTCATGCTACATATTTAATAAGTATACCGAGTAGCAATGTGCCTACAAAATCAGTTGAACTGGCTGTAATTAGGGGTGGGGGATTTTGGTCACTTGGGCTTAGGGCTCTTTATCTAGCATTATTGTTGTTAACATGGTTTTTCGGACCGATTCCAATGTTTGCAACGTCATTAATGATGGTTTGCGTGCTTCATTTTCTTGATACTAACAATATGCCGTTGCATTTGCATCGAGCATCAGAGAAGAGCACTGGATTAAGGCCCGTTGGTCGACTAGTTGCCCAAGCCTTGCCGGAGTAA
- the LOC110870908 gene encoding 50S ribosomal protein L4, translating to MALRCSRKLLPTVVSGYKPHCNNNLDVARRSFHILSNGLHDHENADTQSSMECSILRKVGFSLMGTRGLCTSMLSPESSEGSFPSDLLSRKQIITPERAIGQLQDLVIPVTNFHNEDKGMMVLAGDVFDVPIRKDIIHRVVRWQLAKRQQGTHSTKTISEVSGTGRKPWRQKGTGRARHGTLRGPQFRHGAVMHGPKPRSHAFKLNKKVRRLGLKIALSARAAEGKLLVFDDLELLTHKTKNIVSYVKQMEETKKLLLVDGGPIDEKLKLATQNLHYVNVLPSIGLNVYSILLHDTLVMSRDAVNKIVERMHTPINR from the exons ATGGCCTTGCGGTGTTCCAGGAAGTTGTTACCCACGGTGGTTTCGGGTTATAAGCCCCATTGCAATAATAATCTGGACGTTGCGCGTCGATCCTTCCACATTCTTTCTAATG GCTTGCATGATCATGAAAATGCCGATACACAGTCTTCTATGGAATGTTCAATCCTTAGAAAG GTAGGATTTTCTTTGATGGGCACTAGAGGGCTCTGTACTTCCATGCTAAGTCCAGAATCAAGTGAAGGCTCATTCCCCTCTGATCTACTATCCAGAAAACAAATTATAACTCCTGAACGTGCTATAG GGCAATTACAGGATCTGGTGATCCCAGTGACAAATTTTCATAATGAAGACAAAGGAATGATGGTGTTGGCAGGCGACGTTTTTGATGTACCCATTAGGAAGGATATTATTCACCGTGTTGTAAGATGGCAGCTTGCTAAACGACAACAG GGAACCCATTCGACAAAAACAATCAGTGAGGTGAGTGGTACAGGGAGAAAGCCATGGCGCCAAAAGGGTACAGGGCGAGCAAGACATGGAACACTGCGTGGACCCCAG TTTAGGCATGGTGCTGTTATGCATGGTCCAAAGCCACGTAGCCATGCTTTTAAGCTCAACAAAAAGGTCAGGCGGTTAGGGCTTAAAATTGCACTATCTGCTCGTGCAGCCGAAGGGAAG CTTTTGGTGTTTGATGATTTAGAGCTCCTGACTCACAAAACAAAGAATATCGTGAGCTATGTGAAGCAAATGGAAGAAACCAAAAAGCTTCTGCTGGTGGATGGAGGTCCAATTGATGAAAAGTTAAAGCTAGCTACTCAAAACTTACATTATGTCAATGTTCTTCCCTCCATT GGCTTGAATGTGTATAGCATCCTTCTACATGACACATTGGTAATGTCTCGTGATGCTGTTAACAAGATCGTAGAGCGTATGCACACTCCCATCAATCGTTGA